In a genomic window of Roseiflexus castenholzii DSM 13941:
- a CDS encoding DUF4255 domain-containing protein — protein sequence MSSALAIASVTAFLKSVLENGLVDEGVNASIGSDAIVSALPPDRIATGADERPQINLFLHQVTPHAGLRTGERSGQRMALGLDLHYLLTAYGAQDLQIEILLGYAALVLCRMPFAGRDAIREALATLASDDHGGIPPPTLQALAGFDPGSQIERLEIRPQYLSGEELTKIWSPLQARYRPSLSYRVSMVTIG from the coding sequence ATGAGCAGCGCCCTTGCCATCGCCTCAGTCACAGCCTTTCTCAAAAGCGTGCTCGAGAACGGATTGGTCGATGAAGGCGTCAATGCCAGCATTGGCAGTGATGCCATTGTCTCGGCGCTGCCGCCTGATCGGATCGCCACCGGTGCGGACGAACGCCCGCAGATCAATCTCTTCCTTCATCAGGTGACGCCGCATGCCGGTCTGCGAACCGGCGAACGGAGCGGGCAGCGCATGGCGCTGGGGCTGGATTTGCACTATCTTCTGACGGCATATGGCGCGCAGGACTTGCAGATCGAAATTCTCCTGGGGTACGCTGCACTGGTTCTGTGCCGCATGCCGTTCGCCGGTCGCGACGCCATTCGTGAGGCGCTGGCGACGCTGGCTTCGGACGATCACGGAGGCATTCCGCCGCCGACGCTTCAGGCGCTGGCAGGGTTTGATCCCGGCTCGCAAATAGAACGACTTGAAATTCGCCCACAGTACCTGAGCGGCGAGGAATTGACGAAGATATGGTCGCCGTTGCAGGCGCGTTATCGTCCGTCGCTGTCGTACCGGGTGTCGATGGTGACCATCGGATAG